Proteins encoded together in one Deltaproteobacteria bacterium window:
- a CDS encoding ABC transporter substrate-binding protein: protein MRALVIILSSLFAAGLAAGPADAGVPTEKIKETTREILSIVTNPAMKDPSMKEERRKCIRQVVDKRFDWREMARRALARHWAARSEEERGQFIKLFSNLIEKTYLEKVEGYSGEEVRYVGERIDGRFSEVRVKILTKKSEEIDVTYRLKEKDGDWLVYDISIAGVSLVNNYRVQFNSIISRSSYRALVKKIEEKLAQP, encoded by the coding sequence ATGAGAGCCCTGGTAATCATCCTGTCGAGCCTTTTTGCCGCTGGTCTTGCGGCAGGACCCGCCGATGCCGGTGTCCCCACTGAAAAAATCAAGGAGACCACGAGGGAAATCCTCAGCATTGTAACGAACCCGGCCATGAAGGATCCTTCCATGAAGGAGGAAAGGAGGAAGTGTATCCGACAGGTCGTGGACAAGCGCTTTGATTGGCGTGAAATGGCCAGGAGGGCCTTGGCCAGACACTGGGCGGCAAGGAGCGAGGAAGAGAGGGGACAATTCATCAAACTCTTCTCCAACCTGATCGAAAAGACCTACCTTGAAAAGGTGGAAGGCTATTCGGGGGAAGAGGTCAGGTACGTGGGTGAACGGATCGATGGCAGGTTCAGCGAGGTTCGGGTGAAAATCCTGACAAAAAAGTCTGAAGAAATCGATGTCACCTACCGATTGAAAGAGAAGGACGGGGATTGGCTGGTCTACGATATCTCCATAGCCGGGGTCAGTCTCGTCAACAATTACAGGGTCCAATTCAATAGTATCATTTCACGCTCCTCTTACCGGGCCCTGGTCAAGAAGATCGAAGAGAAGCTCGCCCAGCCCTGA
- a CDS encoding ABC transporter ATP-binding protein, with the protein MIKVENLHKSFGKTPVLRGVSFEVPVGKILALIGRSGSGKSVLLKHIAGLLKPDEGRILVDGKDLGDLKGKQLLDMRNRFGFLFQGGALFDSMTIFDNVAFSLREKTRLRKEEIRKKALYELEQVGLVGSGGKYPSQVSGGMVKRAALARSLVQEPEIMLFDEPTTGLDPLTGESILTLIHSCHKRIGFTGVIVTHEIPKIFAIVDRVALLHEGRIHFHGTPEEMISSRDVLVQNFITGGTEGPIHAYLRDLLPTRKILQGN; encoded by the coding sequence ATGATCAAGGTTGAAAACCTCCACAAGTCCTTTGGAAAGACCCCGGTTCTAAGGGGTGTCTCCTTCGAAGTCCCGGTTGGGAAGATCCTCGCCTTGATCGGAAGGAGCGGATCGGGCAAGAGCGTACTCCTCAAGCACATTGCCGGATTGTTGAAGCCTGACGAGGGGAGGATCCTTGTGGACGGGAAAGACCTGGGGGATCTTAAAGGAAAGCAACTCCTGGACATGAGGAACCGGTTCGGATTTCTTTTTCAGGGAGGGGCCCTGTTTGATTCCATGACCATTTTCGACAACGTGGCTTTCTCCTTGAGGGAGAAAACAAGGTTAAGGAAGGAAGAGATCAGGAAAAAGGCCCTTTACGAGTTGGAGCAGGTGGGGTTGGTCGGATCCGGGGGCAAGTATCCCTCTCAGGTCAGCGGGGGGATGGTCAAGCGGGCGGCCCTGGCCCGCTCCCTGGTGCAAGAGCCTGAAATCATGTTGTTCGATGAGCCCACCACGGGCCTGGACCCCCTGACCGGGGAGTCTATTCTCACCTTGATCCATTCCTGCCACAAACGGATCGGTTTCACAGGGGTGATCGTGACTCATGAAATACCCAAGATTTTCGCAATCGTTGACAGGGTGGCCTTGCTCCACGAAGGGAGGATCCATTTCCATGGCACCCCGGAAGAGATGATCTCTTCCCGGGACGTCCTGGTCCAAAATTTCATCACCGGGGGCACGGAGGGGCCGATCCACGCCTACCTCCGGGATTTGCTCCCGACCCGGAAGATACTGCAAGGGAATTAG
- the mlaD gene encoding outer membrane lipid asymmetry maintenance protein MlaD, whose protein sequence is MRKLDIELSVGLFIIAGLICLGYLSIKLGRMEVLGGKGYEIYARFTNTGGLKVGASVAIAGVEVGRVKSITLEDYQARIVMNLDESIKIQEDAIASIKTRGLIGEKYVEITPGGSDQIIEPGGRIRETQPAVDFEELISNFVFGKI, encoded by the coding sequence ATGCGGAAGCTTGATATCGAGTTGTCGGTTGGGCTTTTTATCATCGCAGGACTCATCTGTCTGGGATATCTTTCCATCAAGCTTGGAAGGATGGAGGTCCTGGGGGGGAAGGGATACGAGATCTATGCCCGGTTCACCAATACCGGCGGATTGAAGGTCGGGGCTTCCGTCGCCATTGCGGGGGTGGAGGTCGGAAGGGTGAAGAGTATCACCCTTGAGGATTACCAGGCCCGTATCGTCATGAACCTCGACGAGAGCATCAAGATCCAGGAAGACGCCATCGCCTCAATCAAGACCCGGGGGCTTATCGGGGAGAAGTACGTGGAAATTACGCCGGGAGGGTCCGATCAGATCATCGAGCCTGGAGGGCGAATACGGGAGACACAACCCGCCGTGGATTTCGAGGAACTTATCTCCAATTTCGTATTTGGAAAAATTTGA
- a CDS encoding LD-carboxypeptidase, which yields MTLKAQGLNTGDGIGVMAPAGPVFPEAVRKGMELLESRGFRVHPAPHLFDRKGYLAGEDDVRARDLLDLFEDPSVKAILCARGGYGTLRILDKIDYGLISRNPKILVGYSDITALLLALYEKTGLVTFHGPMVTDLGRKAARNLDGLLSLLSSHESFPPVRLKGPVIRPGKTKGVLLGGNLALLCHMVGTPFMPTLDGAVLFLEETGEAPYRIDRMITQLKLGGYLEGLSGLLLGEFSNCGSAETLFGIFRDTFSDHRIPIIAGLPVGHGLENILLPVGIEVALDTEKKTLRLLESGILS from the coding sequence GTGACACTCAAGGCCCAAGGCCTGAATACAGGAGATGGAATCGGTGTAATGGCACCCGCCGGGCCGGTCTTTCCCGAGGCGGTCCGTAAAGGGATGGAACTCCTCGAATCAAGAGGCTTCAGGGTCCATCCTGCCCCCCACCTCTTCGATCGTAAGGGGTATCTGGCCGGAGAAGACGATGTGCGAGCCAGGGATCTTCTGGACCTGTTTGAAGATCCTTCAGTGAAGGCCATTCTTTGCGCCAGGGGCGGTTATGGGACCCTGAGGATCCTGGACAAGATCGATTACGGCCTCATCTCCCGGAATCCCAAGATCCTTGTTGGTTACAGCGACATAACGGCCCTTCTTCTCGCCCTTTATGAAAAAACCGGATTGGTTACCTTCCACGGGCCCATGGTGACGGACCTGGGCCGAAAGGCCGCCCGGAACCTGGATGGCCTGCTCTCACTCCTCTCATCACATGAATCTTTTCCCCCGGTCCGTCTGAAGGGCCCTGTTATCAGGCCGGGAAAGACCAAGGGGGTGCTCCTGGGAGGGAACCTGGCCCTCTTGTGCCACATGGTGGGAACGCCCTTCATGCCGACATTGGATGGCGCCGTTCTCTTTTTGGAAGAAACAGGGGAGGCCCCGTATCGGATTGATCGCATGATCACCCAGTTGAAGTTGGGGGGCTACCTGGAAGGCCTTTCCGGGCTGCTCCTGGGTGAGTTTTCAAACTGTGGGAGCGCCGAGACCCTCTTTGGAATCTTCAGGGATACCTTTTCAGACCACCGGATCCCCATTATCGCCGGATTGCCCGTGGGACACGGGCTTGAGAACATCCTTCTTCCCGTGGGGATCGAGGTTGCCCTTGATACGGAAAAAAAGACCCTGCGTCTCCTTGAGTCCGGGATTCTTAGTTGA
- a CDS encoding ABC transporter permease → MDFVRSLGSETLNLVHRLGRMGIFLVKGFFFSLTPPLKISLVLKQIRFIGFQSLSVIFLTGAFTGMVLAFQGYNTLSRFGSEAFLGPMVGLSLIKEMGPVISALMVTGRAGSSVTAEIGIMRISEQIDALKLMGLNPYRYLIVPNFIAALVSVPLLAAIFDVVGIFGGYLIGVRLLGVGSGVYFGEMISYMEMKDIIEGMFKSLNFGIIISWVCCFKGYYTGVYTGFGAEGVSKATTQAVVLSSVLILVWDYFMTSTLF, encoded by the coding sequence ATGGATTTCGTCAGATCGCTCGGTTCCGAAACGCTCAATCTCGTCCACAGGCTGGGGCGCATGGGTATTTTCCTGGTCAAAGGATTTTTTTTCTCCCTCACCCCCCCCTTGAAAATTTCCCTTGTTTTGAAGCAGATCCGTTTCATCGGATTCCAATCCCTATCGGTCATTTTCCTTACCGGAGCCTTCACCGGCATGGTACTTGCCTTCCAGGGATACAACACCCTCAGCCGGTTCGGTTCGGAAGCCTTTCTTGGCCCTATGGTGGGGCTCTCACTCATCAAAGAAATGGGTCCGGTCATCTCCGCCCTGATGGTTACGGGCAGGGCCGGATCGTCGGTGACGGCCGAAATCGGAATCATGAGGATCAGCGAACAGATCGACGCCCTGAAACTCATGGGCCTAAACCCTTACCGGTACCTCATCGTTCCTAATTTCATCGCCGCCCTGGTGTCTGTCCCCCTGCTTGCGGCCATCTTCGATGTGGTGGGCATCTTCGGGGGCTACCTCATCGGGGTCCGGTTGCTTGGCGTGGGTTCAGGGGTCTACTTCGGGGAAATGATCAGCTATATGGAGATGAAGGATATCATTGAGGGGATGTTCAAGTCCCTGAATTTCGGAATAATCATCAGCTGGGTTTGCTGTTTCAAGGGGTACTACACGGGCGTTTACACGGGATTCGGGGCGGAAGGGGTCAGCAAGGCCACCACCCAGGCCGTTGTGCTATCGTCGGTGTTGATCCTGGTGTGGGACTATTTCATGACATCCACCCTTTTTTGA
- a CDS encoding type III pantothenate kinase, translating to MLFCIDVGNTNIVWGITDGDHILNHWRIRTERDITADELGILIHNLFRNSGHRLEEVSDIIISCVVPPLLNTLEEFCSRYFKVAPLIVGPETDTGMPILYDNPREVGADRIVNAVAAYEKYKNALVIVDFGTATTFDCVSPEGAYIGGAIAPGVIISCEALFQKASKLPRVEIFVRPKEVIAKDTISSMNVGIVYGYAGLVDGIVGRIKREMASNPTVLATGGLAPLICEVSETIDRVEEYLTLEGLMSIFKRNR from the coding sequence GTGCTATTCTGTATCGACGTAGGGAATACGAACATTGTCTGGGGGATCACCGACGGGGACCATATCCTGAACCACTGGAGAATCCGGACTGAAAGGGACATCACGGCCGATGAACTGGGTATCCTGATCCATAACCTGTTCAGGAACTCCGGCCACCGGCTGGAAGAGGTTTCCGACATAATCATCTCCTGCGTGGTCCCGCCTCTCCTGAACACCTTGGAGGAATTTTGCAGCAGGTATTTCAAGGTGGCGCCCTTGATCGTGGGACCGGAGACGGACACCGGAATGCCTATCCTCTACGATAATCCCAGGGAAGTCGGGGCGGACCGCATCGTCAATGCAGTGGCCGCTTACGAGAAATACAAGAATGCCCTGGTCATCGTTGACTTCGGCACCGCCACCACCTTTGACTGTGTTTCACCTGAGGGGGCCTATATCGGGGGCGCCATCGCCCCTGGGGTGATCATCTCCTGCGAGGCCCTTTTCCAGAAGGCATCCAAGTTGCCCCGGGTGGAGATTTTCGTTCGGCCAAAGGAAGTAATCGCCAAGGATACCATCAGCAGCATGAACGTGGGCATTGTTTACGGGTATGCTGGGCTGGTGGATGGCATTGTCGGTCGGATCAAAAGAGAGATGGCCTCGAATCCGACGGTGCTGGCGACCGGGGGACTGGCTCCTTTGATTTGCGAGGTATCGGAAACCATCGATCGGGTGGAAGAGTATCTTACCCTGGAAGGTCTCATGTCCATTTTCAAGAGGAACCGGTGA